A window from Streptomyces sp. NBC_00299 encodes these proteins:
- a CDS encoding alpha/beta fold hydrolase, protein MPTFTSADGTEIAYHLRGEGEPLVVLPGGPMRASAYLGDLGGLAAHRQLVLLDLRGTGHSAVPVDPATYRCDHLVDDVETLRAHMGLDHMNVLGHSAGGSLAMLYAARHPERVARLALVTATPWALGMPAAAEERLVAARSRQGEPWFAEAFPAFEAWLAGTGDFDPVFAPFFYGRWDDVAKEHDARGDHESNDEAADIYGSDGAYDPPTTISRLARLTAPVLVLAGALDGGPSPDLARRTADVFPNAECVVQPGAGHYPWLDDAEWFVRCVVAFLEKAGPPHPRAG, encoded by the coding sequence ATGCCGACCTTCACCTCCGCCGACGGAACCGAGATCGCCTACCACCTGCGAGGAGAAGGCGAACCGCTCGTCGTGCTGCCCGGCGGGCCGATGCGGGCCTCCGCCTATCTGGGCGACCTGGGTGGACTGGCCGCGCATCGGCAGCTGGTCCTGCTCGACCTGCGGGGCACAGGGCACTCCGCGGTGCCGGTGGATCCGGCCACCTACCGCTGCGACCACTTGGTGGACGACGTCGAGACGTTGCGCGCCCACATGGGGCTGGACCATATGAATGTGCTCGGGCACTCGGCGGGCGGGAGCCTGGCCATGCTGTACGCCGCCCGCCATCCGGAGCGCGTGGCGCGGCTGGCGCTGGTGACCGCCACGCCGTGGGCGCTGGGGATGCCGGCCGCTGCCGAGGAACGGCTGGTCGCCGCCCGGTCGAGGCAGGGCGAGCCGTGGTTCGCGGAGGCGTTCCCGGCGTTCGAGGCATGGCTGGCGGGGACGGGCGACTTCGACCCCGTGTTCGCGCCCTTCTTCTACGGTCGCTGGGACGACGTGGCCAAGGAGCACGACGCGCGCGGCGATCACGAGTCCAACGACGAGGCCGCCGACATCTACGGTTCCGACGGGGCCTACGACCCGCCCACGACCATCTCCCGGCTCGCCCGACTCACCGCCCCGGTCCTCGTCCTCGCCGGGGCGTTGGACGGCGGCCCGAGTCCGGACCTCGCGCGCCGCACCGCCGACGTCTTTCCGAACGCCGAGTGCGTCGTGCAGCCCGGTGCCGGGCACTACCCGTGGCTGGACGACGCGGAGTGGTTCGTACGGTGTGTCGTCGCCTTCCTGGAGAAGGCGGGGCCTCCGCACCCGCGAGCAGGCTGA
- a CDS encoding ion transporter, which yields MTDHLHNRTPHAPRPARLVLAEWARAVTEARWFALTVLGVILANAALLGAETYRGLVGDWHHWLSYAEPACLAAFTAEIALRACAHADRPRDFLRDPWNLFDLAVVVCAFVPLVRENTTVLRLLRLARVLRTARFLPQLRIVMVAVARSLPGTVSFLLVGALLLYVYAMVGWVFYGLQDPEQYGSIGRAVLTLFLLMTLDGLGEAVHAGLEISPWSVLYYASYVLIASFVLVNVLIGVVISSLEEARELEEEREQRHRGPVTHETGRPGTDQAGLGGRDQEIRARIAVARRALDDLEANLRGHAVRRPRGAEGSAPRRSA from the coding sequence ATGACCGACCACCTTCACAACCGCACACCCCACGCACCCCGACCCGCCCGCCTGGTGCTGGCGGAATGGGCCCGCGCCGTCACGGAGGCCCGCTGGTTCGCCCTCACCGTGCTCGGCGTGATCCTGGCCAACGCGGCACTGCTGGGCGCGGAGACGTATCGCGGTCTGGTCGGCGACTGGCACCACTGGCTGAGCTACGCCGAACCCGCCTGCCTCGCCGCCTTCACCGCCGAGATCGCGCTGCGTGCCTGCGCACACGCCGACCGGCCCCGGGACTTCCTCCGCGACCCGTGGAACCTGTTCGACCTGGCCGTCGTCGTCTGCGCGTTCGTGCCGCTCGTCCGCGAGAACACCACCGTCCTGCGGCTGCTGCGACTCGCCCGCGTCCTGCGCACCGCCCGCTTTCTGCCCCAACTGCGCATCGTCATGGTCGCGGTCGCCCGCAGCCTGCCCGGTACGGTCAGCTTTCTGCTGGTGGGCGCGCTGTTGCTGTACGTCTACGCCATGGTGGGCTGGGTGTTCTACGGCCTCCAGGACCCCGAGCAGTACGGCTCGATCGGCCGCGCCGTCCTCACCCTCTTCCTGCTGATGACGCTCGACGGCCTCGGCGAAGCGGTGCACGCAGGCTTGGAGATATCACCCTGGAGCGTCCTCTACTACGCCTCCTACGTCCTGATCGCGTCCTTCGTGCTGGTCAACGTCCTCATCGGCGTCGTCATCAGCTCCCTGGAGGAGGCCCGCGAGCTGGAGGAGGAACGGGAACAGCGCCACAGGGGCCCTGTCACGCACGAGACGGGCCGGCCCGGGACCGATCAGGCGGGACTCGGTGGACGCGACCAGGAGATCCGGGCCCGCATCGCCGTCGCCCGACGCGCCCTCGACGACCTCGAAGCGAACCTTCGCGGCCATGCCGTGCGCCGTCCCCGAGGGGCGGAGGGCAGTGCGCCCCGACGCTCGGCATGA